One Drosophila willistoni isolate 14030-0811.24 chromosome 2R unlocalized genomic scaffold, UCI_dwil_1.1 Seg167, whole genome shotgun sequence DNA segment encodes these proteins:
- the LOC6642418 gene encoding protein brunelleschi, with amino-acid sequence MRSAVGLMLSHGSNVESVMSRPDYEQNALHHSCLLVLLRGVGPSRARVLQRAFEKVRRVNQIKVTDSSGHQRTIWVRFIHDHPVEHNDWGDFQTHRRLLGLITIGKFETQTELNELCRQHESLKVRYGSTLYEFRAIFFGPEEKEGEEEGHRLQDDYTTPSNFKSQAFFYREHDPCSDLDGRISDFVQALFWVLESRRLERSREKADKVQLLLAPFEKRDFVGLDMESRNNRKRCVGRVMKNLADLSLQAGLVEDALTLYHNANETLRSVGDSLWVGGTEEGLCAASSVLLYPQMREIETLHRNASLQEAGTSSPLRNTPEKWRASDATKKINPPDMNDVRLTSTSSSCSSVSSLVTNTTNSSNSGTPTTNSSSSSTSTISAPAALHATRNGELPLNILKPEEITNFYRKAIINYSKYRHAATIETEAALKASRICIEQNRPLDVAVFLQNILYINLSMSEPERVKRFEVITDLYQQIGYQRKAAFFQRLAALKHVQQGSQAPDWNQSYRLMLGSFSGYLLSLDPLEVLENSSGWPALQIDLVQSLISAARRLGHSALATRHMTFLLQTQWNNMSTTEQSEMAVQLQNLSAQCEGSPVPLVLENGTVIPPANLTDLPYCMDLNVKDLAAHLRPQRIKVAKADSGPFLFTPIHFNSMDRRDKKKDKNKIAFLWVQNDLSEVCVRLRNPLPFELTITDMRLLTNGVVFESIPQTIVLQPHVPTYVSLHGTPIETGQLDLQGFSTHTLGVKSNCRLKHMRGRNFPPNYLIEVIPALPRIGVKTSLPQTATFSNLNSSDIVVTSASLTLYNGESSSCTITITNESSTLPLEYLEININSNVEQDVQKKIFSFDNEALQAKLPVPPQASIDFVLHIYAEADFVCPVTGPSASLHSSCPAGDYGPASSSLTHYSTMSASGHASLPSRVGSPQHRSHRQDPQNSSFRSTISGAQHSLAHLSLQPSGGGAAGAGGPSSLGSQYSQHIEAQVRLKYSGGEGLTGGYCRQCAVSVNLELMPSVQVTGWDVLPAEVASQFYLVLDISNLTAQEMSLNYTDNKNILIEAKESCRVPIPVDRCSLEQVCAARAQEAAENLERELCFRTQLLSFNDALSKLCSTHIAERVKISWLLTGTDIEGIACLRGIVLAQSMVDLTTVSPLQWDITFRETPVQPHSEMMCTVGQCALLSIQLTNKSLQPLKNLVLSIKFYQDYLNGMENYNLETRVAISGPNRIVIPILEREEHMQHTCSVIFFTPGRFKASIECSTKPQTQLGATTNQIGQLETFSASYDEQQAHVWKFIPPIEVTVVEQ; translated from the exons ATGCGTTCTGCAGTTGGTCTTATGCTGTCTCATGGTAGCAACGTGGAGTCAGTTATGTCACGACCCGACTATGAACAGAATGCCTTGCATCATAGTTGCCTATTGGTACTCCTCCGAGGTGTAGGGCCATCCCGGGCCCGAGTCCTGCAAAGGGCATTTGAGAAAGTGCGTCGTGTCAATCAAATCAAAGTGACTG ATTCAAGTGGTCATCAACGTACAATCTGGGTACGCTTTATCCATGATCATCCAGTCGAGCATAACGATTGGGGTGACTTTCAAACCCATCGCCGTTTACTGGGACTCATCACAATTGGCAAATTTGAGACACAGACCGAACTGAATGAGCTCTGTCGTCAGCATGAATCTTTAAAGGTGCGCTATGGTAGCACCCTATACGAATTTCGTGCCATATTCTTTGGTCCCGAAGAGAAAGAAGGCGAGGAGGAGGGTCATCGCTTACAGGATGACTACACGACGCCATCGAATTTCAAATCGCAAGCATTCTTCTATCGCGAACATGATCCTTGCTCCGATTTGGATGGCCGCATCTCAGACTTTGTTCAGGCATTGTTTTGGGTGCTTGAATCGCGTCGCCTGGAAAGGTCACGTGAAAAGGCAGATAAGGTTCAACTGTTGCTGGCTCCATTCGAGAAGCGGGACTTTGTTGGTTTGGATATGGAATCAAGGAACAATCGCAAACGTTGCGTGGGCAGAGTTATGAAGAATTTGGCTGATTTGTCCCTGCAAGCGGGCTTAGTCGAGGATGCCTTAACTTTGTATCACAATGCCAATGAAACACTGCGTTCTGTCGGCGATTCCCTATGGGTCGGTGGCACTGAGGAGGGGCTATGTGCAGCATCGTCGGTTTTACTGTATCCTCAAATGCGGGAGATTGAAACGCTTCATAGAAATGCCTCACTCCAGGAAGCGGGCACCTCATCTCCGTTAAGGAATACGCCAGAGAAATGGCGTGCAAGTGATGCAACAAAGAAAATCAATCCTCCCGATATGAACGATGTACGGCTGACTTCGACTTCCTCTTCCTGCTCATCGGTATCTTCCCTGGTGACAAACACAACAAATTCCTCCAATTCTGGGACACCCACTACAAATTCATCATCCTCTTCCACATCCACAATATCTGCCCCGGCCGCTCTGCATGCCACCCGGAATGGTGAACTGCCTTTGAATATACTCAAGCCGGAGGAGATAACCAATTTCTATCGCAAGGCAATCATTAACTATAGTAAATATCGACATGCGGCCACCATTGAGACGGAGGCTGCTTTGAAAGCCTCAAGGATTTGCATTGAACAAAATCGGCCCTTGGATGTGGCCGTGTTCTTGCAGAACATACTCTACATAAATCTGAGCATGAGTGAACCGGAACGGGTCAAGCGTTTTGAGGTCATTACGGATCTTTATCAGCAAATTGGCTATCAACGTAAAGCAGCATTCTTTCAACGTTTGGCCGCCCTCAAACATGTCCAGCAGGGTAGTCAGGCTCCTGATTGGAATCAAAGTTATCGCCTAATGTTGGGCAGCTTTTCCGGTTATTTACTTTCATTGGATCCTCTCGAGGTATTGGAAAATTCATCTGGTTGGCCAGCACTGCAAATTGATTTGGTGCAAAGTTTAATATCAGCTGCCAGAAGATTAGGACATTCGGCTCTAGCCACAAGGCATATGACATTTTTATTACAAACGCAATGGAATAATATGTCCACGACGGAGCAAAGTGAAATGGCTGTCCAATTGCAG AATTTAAGTGCCCAATGCGAGGGATCACCCGTACCTCTGGTGCTTGAGAATGGCACTGTGATACCTCCCGCCAATCTCACCGATCTTCCCTATTGTATGGATCTAAATGTTAAGGACTTGGCAGCTCATCTAAGGCCACAAAGGATCAAAGTAGCCAAAGCGGACAGTGGTCCATTTCTGTTTACACCAATTCATTTCAATTCCATGGATCGAAGGGATAAAAAGaaggataaaaataaaatcg ctttTCTTTGGGTTCAAAACGATCTGAGCGAGGTGTGCGTTCGTTTGCGTAATCCTCTGCCCTTTGAACTGACCATTACGGATATGCGTCTATTGACCAATGGCGTGGTCTTTGAATCGATACCCCAAACCATTGTATTGCAACCGCATGTGCCCACCTATGTGTCGCTGCATGGCACGCCCATTGAGACGGGGCAATTGGATTTACAGGGTTTTAGCACGCACACCCTGGGCGTTAAATCCAATTGCCGACTGAAACATATGCGTGGACGCAATTTTCCGccaaattatttaattgaaGTGATTCCCGCCCTGCCACGTATTGGGGTAAAGACATCTCTGCCCCAAACGGCGACATTTAGCAATCTAAATAGCTCGGACATTGTGGTCACATCGGCCAGTCTTACGCTCTACAATGGTGAATCGTCTAGTTGTACCATTACCATAACAAACGAGAGCTCCACACTGCCTCTGGAGTATTTGGAAATCAACATCAATTCCAATGTGGAGCAAGATGTGCAAAAGAAAATCTTTAGTTTTGATAATGAGGCATTGCAAGCTAAATTGCCGGTGCCACCGCAGGCTTCcattgattttgttttgcaCATTTATGCGGAGGCCGATTTTGTTTGTCCTGTGACCGGACCGAGTGCCTCATTACATTCCAGCTGTCCGGCTGGAGATTATGGACCAGCATCCTCCTCGTTAACGCATTATTCAACGATGTCAGCTTCTGGTCATGCAAGTCTACCCTCAAGGGTAGGTTCTCCGCAACATCGGAGTCATCGACAAGATCCGCAAAATTCGAGTTTTCGTTCTACCATCTCGGGGGCGCAACATTCGCTGGCCCATCTCAGTCTGCAGCCGAGTGGTGGCGGTGCTGCAGGAGCAGGAGGACCATCTAGCCTGGGGTCACAATATTCCCAACACATAGAAGCTCAGGTACGATTGAAATATTCAGGCGGTGAAGGTCTAACCGGCGGCTATTGTCGCCAATGTGCGGTTTCTGTCAATCTGGAATTGATGCCAAGTGTTCAGGTCACTGGATGGGATGTTTTACCTGCTGAGGT AGCTTCCCAGTTCTATCTAGTGTTGGATATATCCAATTTAACCGCTCAAGAGATGTCGCTCAATTATACGGATAACAAGAATATACTCATCGAGGCCAAAGAAAGTTGCCGTGTGCCCATACCAGTGGATCGTTGTTCATTGGAGCAAGTATGCGCGGCACGAGCACAGGAAGCTGCGGAGAATCTAGAAAGAG AACTTTGTTTTCGCACACAATTGCTTTCGTTTAACGATGCTCTAAGCAAACTTTGCTCAACCCATATTGCCGAGCGGGTAAAAATTAGTTGGCTATTGACGGGAACCGATATTGAAGGCATTGCCTGCCTGCGTGGCATTGTGCTGGCACAATCCATGGTAGATCTGACCACAGTATCTCCCTTGCAGTGGG ACATTACCTTCCGTGAGACTCCCGTGCAGCCGCACAGCGAAATGATGTGCACTGTGGGCCAATGTGCATTGCTTAGCATTCAATTGACAAATAAATCGTTGCAACCGCTTAAGAATTTAGTGCTGAGCATTAAATTCTATCAGGACTATTTGAATGGAATGGAGAATTATAATTTAGAGACACGCGTGGCCATTTCTGGACCAAATAG AATTGTCATTCCTATTCTGGAGAGAGAAGAGCATATGCAGCACACTTGCTCTGTGATATTCTTTACACCTGGACGATTTAAGGCCAGTATTGAGTGCTCGACAAAACCGCAGACCCAGCTCGGAGCAACCACAAATCAAATAGGTCAATTAGAAACATTCTCCGCCAGCTATGATGAGCAACAGGCCCATGTCTGGAAGTTTATACCACCCATTGAGGTAACCGTTGTTGAGCAGtga
- the LOC6642419 gene encoding transmembrane protein 230, giving the protein MMPTKSDSRRRLNAGLHVNDDCKDYVKVSSGASEVDGFINEQWVPPSSAAEEQIPWKTIFIIFTLFVGGSICIGCATYDWLMDVNQERSDRIWALLIIGALTIIPGGYYLMVLSCILLHRRGYSMDDIRRLG; this is encoded by the exons ATGATGCCCACCAAGTCTGATTCACGTCGACGACTCAATGCCGGATTACACGTGAATGATGATTGCAAGGATTATGTCAAGGTCTCGAGTGGAGCTAGCGAGGTTGATGGCTTTATAAATGAACAATGGGTACCACCCAGTTCCGCCGCGGAGGAGCAGATACCGTGGAAAACCATATTCATAATATTCACATTATTTGTAGGCGGATCC ATTTGCATCGGTTGCGCCACTTACGATTGGCTAATGGATGTGAATCAGGAGCGCTCTGATCGCATCTGGGCTTTGCTTATCATTGGGGCCCTAACCATTATTCCTGGTGGTTATTATCTGATGGTGTTATCCTGCATTTTATTACATCGTCGTGGCTATTCCATGGATGATATAAGACGCTTGGGTTAA
- the LOC111518618 gene encoding sperm-associated antigen 7: protein MDLLDSILSSMDAPPATNEQQKTLIKKQREMMERMQNKQKEELLRFRKYVEERMGRFAKDDRLCIEFQPLDKVHRSVIHEIAENGGFIAMSFGREDVDRHSVVYKKEHAPGEDEVTARRNGDGWNEEIAKEYAERRQERLEQEQSEQAELASSSSGTQSLDNTDQTGSTSAGGDIKPTSNYKAKYAHLIGESAALQAARKTETNQSYGFVPSKNKKDMRSIEQTLADIQAKKRLKLQQQQEQQEQQQQEDEPQQGPVD from the coding sequence ATGGACCTCCTCGACTCCATTCTATCCTCCATGGACGCTCCGCCAGCCACAAATGAGCAACAGAAGACGCTGATTAAGAAACAAAGGGAAATGATGGAACGCATgcaaaacaaacagaaagagGAATTATTAAGATTTCGGAAATATGTAGAGGAGCGCATGGGCCGCTTTGCCAAGGATGATCGACTATGCATTGAGTTTCAGCCGCTGGATAAAGTGCATCGTTCTGTTATTCATGAAATAGCCGAAAATGGAGGCTTTATAGCCATGAGTTTTGGACGCGAGGATGTTGACCGACATTCGGTTGTGTACAAAAAGGAGCATGCCCCCGGTGAAGATGAGGTGACGGCCCGTCGCAATGGCGATGGATGGAATGAGGAGATAGCCAAAGAATATGCCGAAAGGCGACAAGAACGTCTAGAGCAAGAGCAAAGTGAACAGGCCGAATTGGCAAGCAGCAGTTCAGGAACCCAATCCTTGGACAACACAGATCAAACGGGTTCAACCAGCGCCGGTGGCGATATCAAACCAACATCGAACTACAAGGCTAAATATGCTCATCTTATAGGTGAGTCCGCTGCTTTACAAGCGGCTCGCAAAACAGAGACAAATCAAAGCTATGGATTTGTGcctagtaaaaataaaaaggacaTGCGTTCCATAGAGCAAACGCTGGCCGATATTCAGGCCAAAAAACGGCTCAAGCTCCAGCAGCAACAGGAACAGcaagaacaacagcagcaggaggaCGAGCCGCAGCAGGGCCCTGTTGATTAG
- the LOC6642567 gene encoding cryptochrome-2 produces the protein MEAKTKATLIHWFRKGLRVHDNPALMQIFTTAQAAPKKFYVRPIFILDPGILDWMQVGANRWRFLQQTLDDLDKQLRQLNSRLYVVRGKPIEVFPRLFKSWNVELLTFESDIEPYAQTRDAAVQKIAKAAGIKVETHCSHTIYNPELVIAKNLGKAPITYQKFLALVEKLKLAKVLDKPEKLDALTQPSRDELEQENDKVYDCPSQEQLVKKPNELGPNIFPGGETEGLRRMEDSLNDELWVARFEKPNTAPNSLEPSTTVLSPYLKFGCLSSRLFYQRLKEILAKHPKHSQPPVSLVGQVLWREFYYTVAAAEPNFDRMLGNVYCLQIPWQEHPEHLEAWTYGRTGYPFIDAIMRQLRQEGWIHHLARHAVACFLTRGDLWISWEEGQRVFEQLLLDQDWALNAGNWMWLSASAFFHQYFRVYSPVAFGKKTDPQGNYIRKYCPELANYPNKQIYEPWLATLQAQREYGCVLGEDYPHRIVKHELVHKENIKKMSEAYKINREVRTGKQEDSMLNDDNDELEDDRSATGKRKGNKAAGAAKRRRK, from the exons ATGGAAGCCAAAACAAAAGCCACCCTTATCCATTGGTTTCGTAAGGGTCTGCGGGTTCATGATAATCCCGCCTTGATGCAAATATTCACCACAGCTCAAGCTGCCCCTAAAAAGTTCTATGTGCGTCCAATTTTCATCCTAGATCCAGGGATTTTAGACTGGATGCAAGTAGGAGCGAATCGTTGGCGTTTCCTCCAGCAAACGCTTGACGATTTGGATAAGCAGCTAAGGCAATTGAATTCTCGCCTATACGTTGTTAGGGGCAAACCCATTGAGGTCTTTCCTCGATTATTCAAGAGTTGGAACGTAGAACTGTTGACCTTTGAGTCGGACATCGAGCCATATGCCCAGACAAGAGATGCTGCTGTACAGAAAATAGCCAAGGCGGCGGGCATTAAGGTGGAGACACATTGCTCGCATACTATATACAATCCTGAGCTGGTGATTGCCAAGAATCTGGGCAAAGCTCCCATTACGTATCAAAAGTTTTTGGCATTGGTCGAGAAATTGAAGCTGGCCAAAGTGTTGGACAAGCCAGAGAAGCTGGATGCTCTGACTCAACCGTCTCGAGATGAATTGGAGCAAGAAAATGATAAAGTCTACGATTGTCCTAGCCAGGAGCAGTTGGTCAAGAAGCCCAACGAATTGGGTCCAAATATATTTCCGGGTG GAGAAACTGAGGGATTGCGTCGCATGGAGGATTCCCTTAATGATGAACTTTGGGTGGCTCGTTTCGAGAAGCCCAACACTGCGCCCAATTCCCTGGAGCCCAGTACAACAGTATTGAGTCCGTATCTTAAATTTGGATGCCTTAGCTCACGACTCTTTTATCAACGTCTCAAAGAAATTCTGGCCAAGCATCCGAAACACTCTCAGCCCCCGGTTTCCCTAGTTGGCCAAGTACTTTGGCGGGAATTCTATTATACTGTAGCAGCTGCCGAGCCAAACTTTGATCGCATGTTGGGTAACGTATATTGCCTGCAAATCCCATGGCAGGAGCACCCTGAACACTTGGAGGCCTGGACATATGGACGCACTGGTTATCCATTTATTGATGCCATAATGCGTCAATTGCGGCAAGAGGGTTGGATCCATCATTTGGCGCGACATGCGGTTGCGTGTTTTCTTACACGTGGAGATCTCTGGATATCATGGGAGGAGGGTCAACGTGTGTTTGAGCAATTGCTTTTGGATCAGGATTGGGCCTTGAATGCCGGAAATTGGATGTGGCTATCGGCTTCGGCATTTTTCCATCAATACTTTCGTGTCTATAGCCCGGTGGCATTTGGCAAAAAAACTGATCCTCAAGGGAAttatataagaaaatattgtCCCGAACTGGCCAATTATCCTAACAAACAAATCTATGAGCCCTGGTTGGCCACATTACAGGCTCAACGGGAATACGGTTGTGTTCTCGGTGAGGATTATCCCCATCGCATAGTTAAGCATGAATTGGTCCACAAGGAGAATATCAAAAAGATGAGTGAGGCCTACAAAATCAATCGTGAAGTGAGGACGGGCAAACAAGAGGATTCCATGCTAAatgacgacaacgacgaaCTGGAGGATGATCGCTCAGCCACAGGAAAACGAAAGGGCAACAAAGCGGCTGGAGCCGCCAAACGCAGACGCAAATGA
- the LOC6642568 gene encoding uncharacterized protein LOC6642568, whose product MFRFMRVVSKKIVSAPRNIAVRLAQHANMSTSLLCRSSSRKQRSDGIKVTDIDIYDLAKGDKEFTRNFLTSMSVLTKGNVESPASSTKPEDTAETNSIGDEAPGSSGPATSCGSSSVLDRDGNPIVPIEIDGWNQDYEDGDLTVQKNNSVDIGNDEEYKQEMCLKVPEKREGHFEYKGIKITLPKSASKDIGTYRFRRDAEDFETVADDIRVVKYDKK is encoded by the coding sequence ATGTTTCGATTCATGCGTGTAGTATCCAAAAAGATTGTTTCAGCCCCCAGGAACATAGCCGTTCGCTTGGCCCAGCATGCCAATATGTCCACCAGTCTGCTGTGCCGTTCATCAAGCCGGAAGCAACGATCCGATGGCATCAAGGTGACCGACATCGACATTTACGATCTGGCCAAGGGGGATAAGGAATTTACACGCAACTTTCTAACTTCCATGAGTGTGCTGACCAAGGGAAATGTCGAGAGTCCAGCTAGTTCCACAAAACCAGAAGATACAGCCGAAACCAACTCTATTGGGGACGAAGCTCCTGGCAGCAGTGGACCGGCTACCTCATGTGGTTCAAGTTCAGTTCTGGACAGAGATGGCAATCCAATTGTGCCAATTGAGATCGATGGCTGGAATCAAGACTACGAGGATGGCGATCTGACAGTCCAAAAGAACAATTCCGTGGACATTGGTAATGATGAGGAATACAAGCAGGAAATGTGCTTGAAAGTGCCAGAAAAGCGTGAAGGTCACTTTGAATACAAAGGAATCAAGATCACATTGCCGAAATCGGCTTCCAAGGATATTGGCACATATCGCTTTCGACGAGATGCCGAAGATTTTGAAACCGTGGCCGATGACATTCGTGTCGTCAAATATgacaaaaaatag
- the LOC111518545 gene encoding uncharacterized protein LOC111518545, whose amino-acid sequence MLKFDTYNRRRHYVKNGLWFTEDHIPVRKLFLTKISENLKEDTLVEHFKRFGSVISVQLFNNATRNCVPNRTLSRVYGRQRYKEQRKCGFVLFANASDATKALEMKIHHVNGHKIYVIVADSWHQPDLYGVSEPPTAGDQSGEAYILKIPDDCLSMILKYLPLADQVHFQSVCERFQSVYQLTARSIHKSIASQELDNLTLWECRQFFRSSGPYVTDLNIGLHANFRNRFLKYFGRNCINLKSLDLSDIPLSGDMFSITHKTKNLMKFDLTDEELLALKNLKNLKTLNLARNGSLTDLHLDKLPVSIENLNLDYCIGIQSGHLIQMSKSLTNLRELNISFVNYTIGEVFSYMVKNGCCPLLETLGVSIDGQYEEAQLPKLKSIYIHSISWELTATKLFDQLVLFKSEQLEELKISENLTKQRLMKIAKLSGLKTLLVRKVPNIDDEVLDAFTNLRKLEHIELTNCNQVNDSNVLRLVLGCPKLHEVKLDFYYYSQITQKLLDNIIIKIPIYYKKNERKLPITIYFDSCSNLQTPAAQDIVKIILD is encoded by the exons ATGTTAAAGTTTGACACCTATAATC GGAGACGCCATTATGTCAAGAATGGGTTGTGGTTCACCGAAGACCATATTCCAGTACGAAAGCTATTTCTCACCAAGATATCAGAAAATCTGAAGGAGGACACGTTAGTTGAACATTTTAAAAGATTCGGGAGTGTCATAAGTGTTCAGCTCTTCAACAATGCTACACGAAATTGCGTGCCTAATCGGACATTGTCCAGGGTCTATGGCAGACAAAGGTATAAAGAGCAGCGAAAATGCGGATTTGTTCTCTTTGCCAATGCAAGCGATGCGACCAAAGCTTTGGAAATGAAGATTCATCATGTGAATGGCCATAAGATCTATGTCATTGTGGCCGATAGTTGGCACCAACCGGATTTGTATGGGGTTTCAGAGCCCCCAACTGCCGGCGATCAGTCAGGGGAGGCGTACATTTTAAAGATTCCTGATGATTGCCTATCAATGATTCTGAAATATCTTCCATTGGCGGATCAAGTCCACTTCCAAAGTGTTTGCGAGCGCTTTCAGTCTGTATATCAGTTAACTGCACGATCCATACATAAATCTATTGCTTCGCAAGAATTGGATAATTTGACACTTTGGGAGTGTCGCCAATTTTTTCGCAGTTCCGGGCCATATGTGACGGACTTGAATATAGGTTTGCACGCAAACTTCAGAAATCgctttttgaaatattttggaaGAAATTGCATCAACTTGAAGTCTTTGGACCTTTCGGATATCCCATTAAGTGGAGACATGTTTTCCATTACCCATAAGACAAAGAATCTGATGAAATTTGACCTGACTGATGAAGAGCTGTTAGCTTTGAAGAACTTGAAGAATCTAAAAACACTTAACCTAGCCCGGAATGGTTCTCTCACTGATCTTCATCTAGATAAGCTTCCTGTCTCGATTGAAAACCTAAACTTGGATTATTGTATTGGTATTCAGTCAGGCCATTTAATTCAGATGTCCAAGTCTTTAACAAATCTAAGGGAACTCAACATTTCCTTTGTCAATTACACTATTGGAGAGGTTTTTAGTTATATGGTAAAAAATGGCTGCTGCCCTTTACTAGAAACATTGGGAGTTTCCATTGATGGCCAATATGAAGAAGCCCAATTACCTAAACTAAAGAGTATTTACATTCACTCCATATCATGGGAACTTACCGCTACCAAACTCTTTGATCAACTGGTACTTTTTAAATCCGAGCAATTGGAAGAATTAAAAATTAGTGAAAACTTAACTAAGCAAAGACTCATGAAAATCGCAAAGTTAAGTGGATTGAAGACTCTATTGGTTCGGAAAGTGCCCAACATTGATGATGAAGTCTTGGACGCGTTTACCAACTTAAGAAAACTGGAGCACATCGAACTTACAAACTGCAATCAAGTTAACGATTCTAACGTTTTGCGTCTGGTACTTGGATGCCCGAAGTTGCATGAGGTCAAACTTGACTTCTATTATTATTCACAAATAACTCAAAAGTTATTAGACAATATTATTATCAAGATTCCAATTtactacaaaaaaaatgagCGCAAGTTGCCCataacaatttattttgaCTCGTGTAGTAACCTACAGACTCCTGCAGCTCAGGATATAGTTAAGATAATACTAGACTAA